From a single Synergistaceae bacterium genomic region:
- a CDS encoding signal peptidase II has product MLISVSVILFCVLAELFGRSAVRRFVSYSYNSGAAFGFLRDSPAILLNLEIAMNIIVVLLLIFGKMRTMTRVGLSMMLGGAVSNLVERLVWGHVIDWIPVPLLPLKFNLSDAFIALGAVIVFIMLNSPRR; this is encoded by the coding sequence ATGCTGATTAGCGTCAGTGTGATACTGTTCTGCGTTCTGGCCGAGCTGTTCGGGAGGTCTGCGGTTCGGCGGTTCGTGTCGTACAGCTACAACAGCGGGGCGGCGTTCGGGTTTCTTCGGGACAGTCCGGCAATTCTCCTGAACCTCGAAATCGCGATGAATATTATTGTGGTTCTGCTCCTAATTTTCGGGAAGATGCGGACGATGACACGCGTAGGACTGTCGATGATGCTCGGCGGTGCAGTCTCTAACCTCGTTGAACGTCTAGTTTGGGGGCACGTAATCGACTGGATACCCGTGCCGCTTCTGCCCTTGAAGTTCAACCTGTCGGATGCGTTCATTGCGCTCGGTGCAGTGATAGTGTTCATTATGTTAAATTCCCCCCGAAGATAA
- a CDS encoding Rrf2 family transcriptional regulator, with protein MLVSTRGRYALRFLVDLAENQGSGFITTHELAERQQVSRKYAERLMASLSRGKFVETAHGKKGGYRLGRSPENVRVSDVLRAMNEELAPVECMTCEPNSCPRAGTCRTLPMWQRLGKVINDFFDGLTLADLMKK; from the coding sequence ATGCTAGTCTCGACGCGCGGAAGGTACGCGTTAAGGTTTCTGGTTGACCTCGCGGAAAATCAGGGCTCTGGCTTCATCACCACTCATGAGCTCGCTGAACGTCAGCAGGTCTCGCGGAAATACGCTGAGCGTCTCATGGCCTCCTTGTCGCGCGGAAAGTTCGTAGAGACTGCTCACGGCAAGAAGGGCGGCTACCGTCTTGGCCGAAGCCCCGAGAATGTCAGAGTCAGTGATGTTCTTCGTGCGATGAACGAGGAACTTGCGCCGGTCGAGTGCATGACCTGCGAGCCCAACAGCTGCCCGAGAGCCGGAACTTGCAGGACACTTCCGATGTGGCAAAGGCTCGGGAAAGTGATTAATGACTTCTTTGACGGCTTGACCCTTGCTGATTTGATGAAGAAATAA
- a CDS encoding O-acetylhomoserine aminocarboxypropyltransferase/cysteine synthase, which yields MSKYRFETLQLHVGQETADPTTDARAVPIYATTSYVFKDSATAAGRFGLTVPGNIYTRLMNPTNDVFEKRIAALESGAAALATASGSAAITYAVQNIATAGSHVVASTNLYGGTVNLFANTLPEQGVTTTFVDPSDPQNFEKAIQPNTKLLYAETLGNPNSDVVDIEAVAKIAHKHGIPLVVDNTFATPYLCRPIEYGADIVVHSATKFIGGHGSVMGGVVVDGGNFDWAQNDKFPGLSKPNPSYHGVVFTEAVGNLAYIIKLRTTLMRDQGACLSPFNSFLLIQGLETLSLRVERHVENALKVVEFLRDHRQVERVNHPSLEEGKQAALYAKYFPRGAGSIFTFDIKGTAETAKKFTESLQLFSLLANVADVKSLVIHPASTTHSQLDEKELLAAGIRPTTVRLSIGTEHIDDILDDLRHGFEAVKQ from the coding sequence ATGAGCAAATATAGATTCGAGACATTACAGCTCCACGTGGGGCAGGAAACTGCAGACCCTACGACAGACGCAAGGGCAGTACCGATTTACGCGACGACATCATACGTCTTCAAGGATTCTGCGACTGCGGCAGGAAGATTCGGCCTGACAGTGCCGGGCAACATATACACACGCCTGATGAACCCGACTAATGACGTGTTCGAGAAGAGAATAGCGGCTCTCGAGTCAGGTGCTGCCGCACTGGCTACGGCTTCGGGCTCGGCGGCAATAACTTACGCCGTACAGAACATCGCCACAGCAGGAAGCCACGTAGTTGCATCGACGAACCTTTACGGCGGAACGGTCAACCTCTTCGCGAATACGCTTCCCGAGCAGGGAGTTACAACGACGTTCGTTGACCCGTCAGACCCGCAGAACTTCGAGAAGGCCATACAGCCCAACACCAAACTTCTTTACGCGGAGACGCTCGGCAACCCTAATTCTGACGTTGTGGACATCGAGGCAGTCGCCAAAATCGCGCACAAGCACGGAATACCGTTAGTTGTCGACAACACGTTTGCGACACCGTACCTCTGCAGACCCATCGAGTACGGAGCAGATATAGTTGTGCACTCGGCGACAAAGTTCATCGGCGGGCACGGCTCAGTGATGGGAGGAGTTGTTGTAGACGGCGGAAATTTCGACTGGGCACAGAACGACAAGTTTCCCGGCCTCTCGAAGCCTAACCCCTCGTATCACGGCGTTGTGTTCACGGAGGCTGTGGGGAATCTCGCATACATCATCAAGCTCCGCACTACGTTGATGAGAGATCAGGGAGCGTGCTTGTCGCCGTTCAACTCGTTCCTGCTGATTCAGGGGCTGGAGACATTGTCGCTCAGGGTTGAACGCCACGTAGAGAACGCCTTAAAGGTTGTGGAGTTCCTGCGGGATCACAGGCAGGTTGAGCGCGTGAACCATCCGTCGCTTGAAGAAGGCAAACAGGCCGCGCTGTACGCAAAATACTTCCCGAGAGGTGCGGGCTCAATCTTCACGTTCGACATCAAGGGCACAGCGGAGACGGCCAAGAAGTTCACTGAGAGCCTCCAGCTGTTCTCACTGCTCGCCAACGTTGCGGACGTGAAATCCCTCGTGATTCATCCTGCGTCGACGACACATTCACAGCTCGACGAGAAGGAGCTTCTTGCTGCGGGAATACGTCCGACTACCGTAAGGCTGTCGATAGGCACGGAGCACATTGACGACATCCTTGACGACCTCAGGCACGGCTTTGAGGCTGTGAAGCAGTAA
- the argF gene encoding ornithine carbamoyltransferase, which translates to MAVNLRGRNFLTLMDFSPAEIDYLITLAADLKAKKRAGIRGTSLAGKNIALIFEKSSTRTRCAFTVACNDEGAFPEYLNKNDIQLGAKEDAKDTARVLGRMFDGIEFRGFKQETVETLAQYSGVPVWNGLTDIDHPTQVLADFLTLRENFSRLRGLKLVYLGDGRNNMSNALMIGCAKMGIDYVVSSPKELEPNPELLAKCRSIAAHSTITVINDPKETVKGADAIYTDVWVSMGEEALKEERYALLGGWQVNAEIMRATGKDTTIFLHCLPAVKGCEVTEEVFESEQSKVFDEAENRMHTIKAVMVATLGA; encoded by the coding sequence ATGGCAGTAAATCTCAGAGGCAGGAATTTCCTTACGCTCATGGATTTTTCTCCGGCAGAAATAGATTACCTTATCACACTGGCAGCAGACCTCAAGGCAAAGAAGCGCGCGGGCATTCGCGGAACGTCTCTAGCAGGCAAGAACATTGCGTTAATCTTCGAGAAGTCATCGACACGGACACGCTGTGCTTTCACGGTCGCCTGCAACGATGAAGGGGCATTCCCCGAGTACCTGAACAAGAACGACATACAGCTCGGCGCAAAGGAAGACGCGAAAGACACCGCCCGCGTACTAGGCAGGATGTTCGACGGTATAGAGTTTAGGGGCTTCAAGCAGGAGACAGTAGAGACGCTGGCGCAGTATTCCGGCGTGCCCGTGTGGAACGGCCTCACGGACATTGACCACCCTACGCAGGTCTTGGCCGACTTCCTGACATTGCGGGAGAATTTTTCCCGTTTACGCGGGTTAAAGCTGGTGTATCTCGGCGACGGACGCAACAACATGAGCAACGCACTGATGATAGGCTGTGCGAAGATGGGAATAGATTACGTCGTCAGCTCACCGAAAGAGTTAGAGCCTAACCCCGAGCTTCTGGCCAAGTGCAGGAGCATTGCCGCACACAGTACAATCACCGTCATCAATGACCCGAAGGAAACCGTCAAAGGAGCGGACGCAATCTACACGGATGTTTGGGTGTCGATGGGAGAAGAGGCACTTAAGGAGGAACGTTATGCACTGCTCGGGGGCTGGCAGGTCAACGCGGAGATTATGCGCGCAACGGGCAAGGACACAACGATTTTCCTGCACTGCCTGCCTGCGGTTAAGGGCTGCGAGGTTACGGAAGAAGTCTTCGAGTCCGAACAATCAAAGGTTTTCGACGAAGCAGAAAACAGAATGCACACCATCAAGGCCGTAATGGTCGCCACGTTAGGTGCATGA
- a CDS encoding LCP family protein produces the protein MRVLKILGIIFVIASSMVGGAAFRLAELLNDPNPLPVPKAQPKAAATSQTAQPQDEQPQPQGEETELAVAEPSSQKDSTARGTVNVLVVGLDNVEGGSRTDAIALAIFDAQNPGLRIASIPRDSRVYIPSRGWDKINHAYVYGGIRLLRETLVNLTGMPIDYFVKISYKSFPRIVDILGGIDIYVDKRMVYNDYSGKLFINIPAGQQHMNGKTALGYVRFRHDPLGDIGRVRRQQKFIDIMMKKIKTPTIITKLPAILNEVMDAIDTDLAPLEALKLLQFANSLPPDRIKMFMAPGKTGFSKNVSYWILDNNAFSLQLAAKLPPADDTLLESTESINLDEREASDSSSGFDNEKIAELRDQIMSIRILNGDGEKGIGKRAAQIFQRIGIEVPYTGNARHYDYKASSIIYPPNGDETVRQSAMALAELCGITNERLVQEDRRATSLTLILGHDKEQLFSRLENMNS, from the coding sequence ATGAGAGTGCTTAAGATTCTGGGAATAATTTTCGTGATAGCGTCGTCAATGGTCGGTGGAGCAGCCTTCCGCCTTGCCGAGCTCCTCAACGACCCCAACCCTCTGCCCGTGCCGAAAGCTCAGCCCAAAGCCGCCGCCACATCACAGACTGCCCAGCCTCAGGACGAGCAGCCTCAGCCTCAGGGTGAGGAGACAGAGCTTGCCGTAGCAGAGCCTTCGTCGCAGAAGGACAGCACGGCGCGCGGAACGGTGAACGTTCTTGTTGTGGGACTGGACAACGTCGAGGGAGGCTCACGGACTGACGCGATAGCACTGGCTATCTTCGACGCGCAGAATCCCGGCCTCAGGATTGCGTCGATACCCAGAGACTCGAGGGTGTACATTCCTTCGCGGGGCTGGGACAAGATTAATCACGCCTACGTTTACGGCGGAATAAGGCTTCTGCGCGAAACTCTGGTGAACCTCACGGGGATGCCGATAGACTACTTCGTGAAAATAAGCTACAAGAGCTTTCCGCGCATCGTCGACATACTCGGCGGAATTGATATTTACGTTGATAAGCGCATGGTCTACAACGACTACTCGGGCAAACTGTTCATCAACATCCCGGCGGGACAGCAGCACATGAACGGCAAGACTGCGCTGGGTTACGTGAGGTTCAGGCATGACCCGCTGGGCGACATCGGCCGCGTGAGGAGACAGCAGAAGTTCATCGACATCATGATGAAGAAGATAAAGACTCCGACGATAATCACGAAACTTCCTGCTATCCTCAATGAAGTCATGGACGCGATAGACACCGACCTTGCGCCGCTGGAGGCCTTGAAGCTCCTGCAGTTCGCGAACTCACTCCCGCCCGACCGTATAAAGATGTTCATGGCACCGGGCAAAACGGGCTTCAGCAAGAACGTAAGCTATTGGATTCTGGACAACAACGCGTTCTCGCTCCAGCTTGCGGCCAAGCTCCCGCCTGCTGATGACACGCTGCTTGAGAGCACGGAGAGCATCAACCTCGACGAGAGGGAAGCCAGCGATTCGTCTTCGGGCTTCGACAACGAGAAGATAGCGGAGCTCAGAGACCAGATAATGAGCATCAGAATCCTCAACGGCGACGGCGAAAAGGGCATCGGCAAACGTGCGGCGCAGATATTCCAGCGCATAGGCATTGAGGTTCCGTACACGGGCAACGCGAGGCACTACGACTACAAGGCTTCGAGCATAATTTACCCGCCGAACGGAGACGAGACGGTACGGCAGAGCGCGATGGCACTTGCGGAACTCTGCGGGATCACCAATGAACGCCTTGTGCAGGAGGACAGGCGCGCAACATCACTGACGCTGATACTAGGGCACGACAAGGAGCAATTGTTCAGCCGCCTAGAGAACATGAACTCATAG
- the nadD gene encoding nicotinate-nucleotide adenylyltransferase, producing the protein MKTGIMGGTFDPIHYGHLLAAEEARINLGIDRLIFVPTGDPPHKSRITPAEDRYAMTLLATAGVLEYSVSRIEIDRKESTHTVDTLRAFVESGIAPEDLFFITGLDAMLSITSWFEFEKIPELCTLVTARRPGYPVSGIETLPKFIRDKLKYIEIPQFAISSTEIRERSRERRGIRFLVPHLVEIYIESNNLYRR; encoded by the coding sequence ATGAAGACGGGAATAATGGGCGGAACGTTCGACCCGATACATTACGGGCACTTGTTGGCGGCAGAGGAGGCGCGCATAAATCTTGGGATTGACCGGCTCATCTTCGTACCGACCGGCGACCCTCCGCACAAAAGCAGGATTACCCCCGCAGAGGACAGGTACGCGATGACCCTGCTCGCGACTGCAGGAGTGCTGGAGTACTCGGTCTCTAGAATCGAGATTGACCGCAAAGAATCAACGCACACAGTCGACACGCTGAGGGCGTTCGTGGAGTCGGGGATAGCTCCTGAAGACTTGTTCTTCATCACGGGGCTTGATGCAATGCTCTCTATAACGTCATGGTTCGAGTTCGAGAAAATCCCCGAGCTCTGCACCCTCGTAACTGCAAGAAGGCCGGGCTACCCGGTAAGCGGAATAGAAACACTCCCTAAATTCATTCGTGATAAGCTAAAATATATCGAGATCCCGCAGTTCGCCATATCCAGCACAGAGATCCGCGAACGTTCCAGAGAAAGGCGGGGCATCAGGTTTCTTGTGCCTCACCTTGTCGAGATATATATTGAGTCGAACAACCTATACAGGAGATGA
- the obgE gene encoding GTPase ObgE produces MKFADLAEIFVRAGRGGNGALSFRREKFVPKGGPDGGDGGKGGDVILEAKGGIVTLADFEYDRRFQAGHAGHGEGAHRSGLGGKDLVISVPCGTLVKDSETGQVLTDLVVPGQRFIAAHGGKGGRGNSHFATSSRRAPKFAEKGDPGEERNLTLELKLIADVGLAGFPNAGKSSILSAISGAHPRIAGYPFTTLSPNLGVLSVDDTQIVIADMPGLIEGAHEGKGLGLQFLRHVERTRIIVHVIDLSQPDPASTFNALLNEFHEYGKGLEDRPGIVVGNKTDLEGTETNSALLREEAESRGLGYMAVSALTGDSIPELIRAIADLVRKTPAVVLEPEEEITELPRKKSSGRSSREPVKIIRQSDGSFRVEHENFERSVSRINFEHEDALQKFARLLKALSVEEALEAAGAREGDKVYIGDVEFDFEPETIA; encoded by the coding sequence ATGAAATTTGCAGACTTAGCAGAAATTTTTGTGAGGGCAGGACGCGGCGGAAACGGAGCATTATCCTTCCGTCGTGAAAAATTCGTCCCCAAAGGCGGCCCAGACGGCGGAGACGGCGGCAAAGGCGGCGACGTAATCCTCGAGGCTAAAGGCGGAATCGTTACGCTCGCTGATTTCGAGTATGACCGACGCTTTCAGGCAGGACACGCCGGGCACGGTGAAGGCGCGCATCGTTCCGGCTTGGGGGGAAAAGACCTCGTGATTTCCGTACCGTGCGGGACTCTCGTGAAGGATTCGGAGACGGGACAGGTGCTGACGGATCTGGTTGTGCCGGGACAGAGATTCATTGCGGCACACGGCGGAAAGGGGGGACGCGGAAATTCCCACTTCGCCACTTCCTCGAGGCGCGCACCGAAATTCGCGGAGAAGGGAGACCCGGGCGAAGAGAGAAACTTAACGCTTGAACTGAAGCTGATTGCTGATGTCGGGCTTGCGGGTTTTCCGAACGCAGGGAAGTCCAGCATTCTCTCGGCCATCAGCGGAGCACATCCCAGAATTGCGGGCTACCCGTTCACGACGCTTTCACCGAATCTCGGGGTGCTCTCTGTAGATGACACACAGATAGTGATTGCGGACATGCCCGGCCTCATTGAGGGTGCTCACGAGGGCAAAGGGTTAGGGTTGCAGTTCCTCCGGCACGTCGAACGCACACGAATAATCGTTCACGTTATAGATCTCTCGCAGCCTGACCCTGCCTCCACGTTCAATGCACTGCTGAATGAGTTTCACGAGTACGGCAAAGGCTTGGAGGACAGGCCCGGAATCGTCGTCGGCAACAAGACAGACCTTGAAGGCACAGAAACTAACTCCGCGCTGCTGCGTGAGGAGGCAGAGAGCAGAGGGCTCGGGTATATGGCGGTGAGTGCCTTGACCGGCGACAGCATCCCTGAACTCATCCGCGCAATAGCTGACCTCGTAAGGAAGACACCTGCTGTTGTGCTTGAGCCTGAAGAGGAGATTACGGAGTTGCCGCGCAAGAAGTCTTCCGGGCGTTCGTCTAGAGAACCCGTGAAGATAATCCGACAGTCCGACGGGAGCTTCAGGGTTGAGCACGAGAACTTTGAGCGTTCAGTGTCGCGCATAAACTTTGAACATGAAGACGCGCTCCAGAAGTTCGCCCGCTTGCTTAAGGCTCTCAGCGTTGAGGAAGCATTGGAGGCCGCAGGTGCACGAGAAGGGGACAAGGTGTACATCGGCGACGTAGAGTTCGACTTTGAGCCGGAGACAATAGCATGA
- the rpmA gene encoding 50S ribosomal protein L27 — translation MTKRFNLQFFAHKKGQGSSTNGRDSQPKYRGIKVFAGQDVTAGSILVRQCGTQVHAGKHVGIGRDFTLFALVPGKVNYHKKLGRKYVSVVPAE, via the coding sequence ATGACAAAGAGATTCAACCTTCAGTTTTTTGCGCACAAGAAGGGGCAGGGAAGCTCCACCAACGGACGCGACAGCCAGCCCAAGTATCGCGGGATCAAGGTTTTCGCGGGGCAGGACGTAACAGCAGGGAGCATCCTTGTGAGGCAGTGCGGGACTCAGGTTCACGCGGGGAAGCACGTCGGAATCGGCAGGGATTTTACGCTGTTTGCGCTCGTGCCCGGCAAAGTGAACTACCACAAGAAACTTGGCCGCAAGTATGTATCAGTTGTGCCCGCAGAATAG
- a CDS encoding ribosomal-processing cysteine protease Prp — translation MTRVTLYYSGGTLTGIESRGHSGFGWSGNDVICAAVSTLMQSLILGLEDIAKVQGLNVEADERVPVIRAVWPSSEQERLSLLTETAARSLRQIALENPKYIRLTTEEI, via the coding sequence TTGACGCGCGTAACTCTCTACTACAGCGGGGGAACATTAACAGGGATTGAGAGCAGGGGACATTCCGGCTTCGGCTGGAGCGGAAACGACGTGATATGTGCGGCAGTGAGCACGCTGATGCAGTCGCTTATTCTGGGGCTTGAGGACATCGCGAAGGTTCAAGGCCTGAACGTCGAGGCAGACGAACGAGTCCCCGTAATTCGGGCAGTGTGGCCAAGTTCCGAGCAGGAGAGGTTATCACTCCTCACAGAAACAGCTGCACGTTCGCTCAGGCAGATAGCTCTAGAGAATCCCAAGTACATTAGACTTACAACGGAGGAAATTTGA
- the rplU gene encoding 50S ribosomal protein L21, whose product MFAVIETGGKQYRVNVGDKFRVERLGGETSTEIIFDKVIAVGGEGTEARFGNPYVTGARVTAEIVKQGRADKVLVFKYKSKKNYRKMRGHRQYFTEVVIRNIEG is encoded by the coding sequence ATGTTTGCAGTTATCGAGACCGGCGGAAAACAGTACCGCGTAAACGTCGGCGACAAGTTCAGGGTAGAGCGTCTCGGGGGCGAGACCAGCACAGAAATCATCTTCGACAAGGTTATAGCAGTCGGAGGAGAAGGCACGGAAGCCCGCTTCGGGAATCCCTACGTAACCGGCGCAAGGGTTACGGCGGAAATCGTGAAGCAGGGACGCGCGGACAAAGTTCTTGTGTTCAAGTACAAGAGCAAGAAGAACTACAGGAAGATGCGCGGACACAGGCAGTACTTTACTGAGGTAGTCATCAGGAACATCGAAGGCTAG
- a CDS encoding glycosyltransferase family 2 protein produces the protein MMIKMLGYFRAKNMPGRKGLAFVLIAKNEAPYIAEWIGFHRKQGVSHFIIYDNESTDNFREVLSPYIDAGLVTYHAIRGKARQIDAYNMALHDYGHKFKYMGFIDADEFMFVRNSTNGGGGTKQSIRVR, from the coding sequence ATGATGATTAAGATGCTGGGATATTTCCGCGCCAAGAACATGCCCGGGCGCAAAGGTCTGGCGTTCGTCCTGATCGCAAAGAATGAAGCACCGTATATTGCAGAGTGGATAGGGTTTCACCGCAAACAGGGAGTCTCGCACTTCATAATCTACGACAACGAGAGCACGGATAATTTCCGCGAAGTCCTTAGTCCGTACATCGATGCGGGACTTGTAACCTATCACGCAATAAGAGGCAAGGCTCGCCAGATTGATGCGTACAACATGGCTCTTCACGATTACGGACACAAGTTCAAGTACATGGGCTTCATTGACGCGGATGAGTTTATGTTTGTACGTAATTCTACGAATGGGGGGGGGGGGACTAAGCAATCTATACGAGTTCGTTGA
- a CDS encoding heavy-metal-associated domain-containing protein, producing the protein MKKVVHVEGMGCQNCVKHVKEALEGLDGVTGADVSLDAGTAVITLAKDVADEAIRSAIDEAGYDVAKIEAA; encoded by the coding sequence ATGAAGAAGGTTGTACACGTTGAAGGCATGGGCTGCCAGAACTGCGTGAAGCACGTCAAGGAAGCATTAGAGGGACTTGACGGCGTTACGGGGGCTGATGTGAGCCTTGATGCCGGGACGGCGGTAATCACGCTCGCGAAGGATGTTGCTGACGAGGCGATAAGGTCAGCCATCGACGAGGCGGGCTACGATGTCGCGAAGATAGAAGCGGCATAA
- a CDS encoding carbon starvation protein A has product MYSFLGGLVLLVLGYCIYGAIVNAIFGPDDRETPCTRKEDGVDFVPITPGRAFLIQLLNIAGLGPIFGALTGAIWGPQVYLWIVFGTIFAGAVHDYLVGMLSMRNDGASVSEITGKYLGGFMLQVMRLFSVVLLVMVGVVFMVGPAGLLALMLTQGTSGAVGAAGGAPAMFMGYGAADWTKILTVVILVYYFLATLLPIDKVIGKIYPVFGLCLIFMAIGIGGMTVYNHIQGTKPMIELWEGLYNMHPKADTMPIWPLMFITVACGAISGFHATQSPMMARCLTSERQGRFVFYGAMVAEGIIALIWASAGIAFYNGTDGGFSTAGLLAVGGGNSTSVYQISVGLLGPIGSILALLGVVACPITSGDTAFRSARLTLADWFGIEQKGFAPRLMLAVPLLAAGYAISFLDYGIVWRYFSWSNQTLAMIALWAGAVYLARNVGAGKGFIAAIPAMFMSAVSITYFCIAPECYLMLERNVAYGIGIIAAMLFFAIYWFTTFVPASKAQKAA; this is encoded by the coding sequence ATGTATTCATTTCTTGGCGGCTTGGTGCTTCTCGTGCTGGGCTACTGTATTTATGGTGCAATCGTCAACGCTATTTTCGGGCCTGACGATAGGGAAACTCCTTGCACTAGGAAAGAGGACGGAGTTGACTTCGTGCCCATAACTCCGGGACGTGCTTTCCTGATTCAGCTCCTCAACATCGCGGGGCTCGGGCCGATATTCGGTGCACTTACCGGCGCAATCTGGGGGCCTCAGGTTTATCTGTGGATAGTCTTCGGGACAATTTTTGCCGGAGCAGTTCATGATTACCTTGTCGGAATGCTTTCGATGAGGAACGACGGAGCAAGCGTCTCGGAGATTACGGGAAAATATCTCGGCGGCTTCATGCTTCAGGTTATGAGGCTGTTCTCTGTCGTCCTGCTCGTAATGGTCGGCGTTGTCTTCATGGTAGGACCGGCAGGACTTCTCGCGCTGATGCTCACTCAGGGCACGAGCGGTGCTGTAGGTGCGGCTGGCGGTGCTCCTGCTATGTTCATGGGCTACGGTGCGGCTGACTGGACGAAGATTCTCACGGTCGTAATCCTCGTGTATTACTTCCTTGCGACACTTCTTCCCATCGATAAGGTCATCGGCAAAATCTATCCCGTGTTCGGTCTGTGCCTTATCTTCATGGCAATCGGCATCGGCGGAATGACCGTCTACAACCACATTCAGGGAACGAAGCCGATGATTGAGCTGTGGGAAGGCCTGTACAACATGCACCCGAAGGCTGACACAATGCCTATCTGGCCGTTGATGTTCATCACGGTTGCCTGCGGAGCAATTTCCGGCTTCCACGCGACGCAGTCCCCGATGATGGCACGCTGCCTCACGAGCGAGCGTCAGGGACGCTTCGTGTTCTATGGCGCAATGGTCGCTGAAGGAATCATCGCGCTCATCTGGGCTTCGGCCGGTATCGCGTTCTACAACGGAACGGACGGCGGGTTCTCGACGGCGGGGCTTCTTGCTGTCGGAGGCGGAAACTCAACGAGCGTCTATCAGATTTCCGTTGGGCTTCTCGGGCCGATAGGGAGCATTCTTGCACTGCTCGGCGTTGTTGCGTGCCCGATTACGTCAGGCGATACGGCATTCAGGAGCGCACGTTTAACACTCGCTGACTGGTTCGGCATTGAACAGAAGGGTTTTGCCCCGAGACTGATGCTGGCTGTTCCGTTGCTGGCGGCAGGTTACGCAATCTCCTTCCTCGATTACGGCATAGTGTGGCGTTACTTCTCGTGGTCGAACCAGACGCTTGCGATGATTGCGCTGTGGGCAGGTGCTGTGTACCTCGCGCGCAACGTCGGAGCAGGCAAGGGCTTCATCGCGGCTATCCCTGCAATGTTCATGAGTGCAGTAAGCATCACGTACTTCTGCATTGCGCCAGAGTGCTACCTCATGCTTGAGCGCAATGTGGCTTACGGAATCGGCATAATCGCGGCTATGCTGTTCTTCGCGATCTACTGGTTCACGACGTTTGTGCCTGCGTCGAAAGCTCAGAAGGCGGCATAA
- a CDS encoding aspartate/glutamate racemase family protein: MQTLGVLGGMGPAACAEFLRIFARDCPAKDDSQHPKIIMLSDPETPDRSNGIMGLGPDPLPVIRKNLLQLAQWGADVLAVPCNTAHYFIDRFRDELPVPLIHIVEATVEAAKELSQGNCSWLLATDGTQKSLIYPACAEKMHYHFLKPSPSQQEKIQHCVRLVKAGDMASAGETMRDVVNELWGERNVPVTMGCTELPLAYEASGLPLERQVSSLKALSDACIRVLYQQ; encoded by the coding sequence ATGCAGACGTTAGGAGTACTCGGCGGAATGGGACCTGCGGCATGTGCTGAGTTCCTGCGAATCTTCGCGCGCGACTGCCCGGCTAAGGACGACTCGCAGCACCCGAAAATTATCATGCTCTCTGACCCCGAAACGCCCGACCGCAGCAATGGCATCATGGGTCTCGGCCCTGACCCTCTGCCGGTAATCAGGAAGAATCTTCTTCAGCTCGCACAGTGGGGCGCGGATGTCTTGGCCGTTCCGTGCAACACAGCACACTACTTCATCGACAGGTTCAGGGACGAGCTTCCCGTGCCGCTGATACACATCGTTGAAGCGACGGTAGAGGCCGCGAAGGAACTTAGTCAGGGGAACTGCTCGTGGCTTCTTGCGACTGACGGGACGCAGAAGAGCCTGATTTACCCTGCGTGCGCCGAGAAGATGCATTATCACTTCCTGAAGCCTTCGCCTTCACAGCAGGAGAAGATTCAGCACTGCGTACGTCTGGTGAAGGCAGGAGACATGGCTTCAGCAGGAGAGACAATGCGCGACGTGGTGAATGAGCTTTGGGGAGAACGTAACGTGCCGGTAACTATGGGCTGTACGGAGCTCCCGCTGGCGTATGAGGCATCCGGGCTTCCGCTTGAACGCCAGGTGTCGAGCCTCAAGGCACTCAGCGACGCGTGTATCCGTGTCCTGTATCAGCAGTAA